A single genomic interval of Sceloporus undulatus isolate JIND9_A2432 ecotype Alabama chromosome 2, SceUnd_v1.1, whole genome shotgun sequence harbors:
- the CARNMT1 gene encoding carnosine N-methyltransferase isoform X3, with translation MHERVNRAERQFRSLPAAQQKLLPQFLPHLDKIRKCIDHNQGILQTIVNDCTNMFENKEYGDDGNRRITPASTFDMDKLKSTLKQFVRDWSETGKPERDSCYQPIINEIVKNFPKDRWDLSKVNILVPGAGLGRLAWEIAMLGYTCQGNEWSLFMLFSSNFVLNRCCETNSYKLYPWIHQFSNNKRSADQIQPIYFPDVDPHSLPPGANFSMTAGDFQEIYSECNIWDCIATCFFIDTAHNVIDYIDTIWKILKPGGIWINLGPLLYHFENLANELSIELSYEDIKNVMLQYGFHIEVENESVLTTYTVNELSMMKYYYECVMFVVRKPESCI, from the exons ATGCATGAAAGAGTGAACCGTGCAGAAAGACAATTCAGATCTCTTCCAGCCGCTCAGCAGAAATTGCTCCCTCAGTTTCTTCCTCACCTTGACAAGATTCGGAAATGCATTGACCACAATCAAGGGATCTTGCAGACAATTGTGAACGACTGCACAAACATGTTTGAAAATAAAGAATATGGTGatgat GGTAACAGAAGGATTACTCCAGCCTCGACATTTGACATGGATAAATTAAAGTCCACTTTGAAACAATTTGTAAGAGATTGGAGTGAAACTGGAAAACCTGAGAGAGATTCCTGCTATCAGCCAATCATCAATGAAATTGTAAAGAACTTTCCAAAAGACAGATG GGATCTCTCCAAAGTTAATATCCTGGTACCTGGTGCTGGACTAGGTAGATTGGCCTGGGAAATAGCTATGCTTGGTTATACTTGCCAAGGAAATGAATGGAGCCTCTTTAtgctcttttcttctaattttgtACTGAACAG ATGCTGTGAAaccaattcatacaagctatatCCCTGGATTCATCAATTTAGCAATAACAAAAGATCTGCTGATCAGATACAGCCAATTTATTTCCCTGATGTTGATCCTCACAGTCTTCCTCCTGGTGCAAATTTTTCTATGACAGCAGGCGATTTTCAAGAAATCTACTCAGAGTGTA ATATATGGGATTGTATAGCAACCTGTTTCTTCATAGATACAGCACATAATGTCATAGATTACATCGATACAATATGGAAAATACTCAAACCAGGAGGAATATGGATCAATTTAG GTCCTCTGCTGTACCACTTTGAAAATTTAGCAAATGAATTATCTATTGAGTTAAGCTATGAAGACATAAAAAATGTAATGTTGCAATATGGATTCCATATAGAG GTGGAGAATGAATCTGTTTTGACAACATATACTGTGAATGAGCTGTCTATGATGAAATACTACTATGAATGTGTGATGTTTGTGGTTAGAAAACCAGAGAGTTGTatatga
- the CARNMT1 gene encoding carnosine N-methyltransferase isoform X2, giving the protein MRGVAGEGDAERKGKRDKEMWDGEVAPGSERGAPHPGQEAPALKGGKKEEEKEEEKLEREHFRRIINAFRYYGINMHERVNRAERQFRSLPAAQQKLLPQFLPHLDKIRKCIDHNQGILQTIVNDCTNMFENKEYGDDGNRRITPASTFDMDKLKSTLKQFVRDWSETGKPERDSCYQPIINEIVKNFPKDRWDLSKVNILVPGAGLGRLAWEIAMLGYTCQGNEWSLFMLFSSNFVLNRCCETNSYKLYPWIHQFSNNKRSADQIQPIYFPDVDPHSLPPGANFSMTAGDFQEIYSECNIWDCIATCFFIDTAHNVIDYIDTIWKILKPGGIWINLGGE; this is encoded by the exons ATGCGCGGTGTGGCCGGTGAAGGCGACGCGGAACggaaagggaaaagggacaaGGAAATGTGGGACGGGGAAGTGGCGCCGGGCAGCGAGCGGGGAGCTCCGCATCCAGGGCAGGAGGCGCCGGCTCTGAAGGgcgggaagaaagaggaggagaaggaagaggagaagctgGAGCGGGAGCACTTCCGCAGGATCATCAACGCCTTCCGTTACTACGG AATTAACATGCATGAAAGAGTGAACCGTGCAGAAAGACAATTCAGATCTCTTCCAGCCGCTCAGCAGAAATTGCTCCCTCAGTTTCTTCCTCACCTTGACAAGATTCGGAAATGCATTGACCACAATCAAGGGATCTTGCAGACAATTGTGAACGACTGCACAAACATGTTTGAAAATAAAGAATATGGTGatgat GGTAACAGAAGGATTACTCCAGCCTCGACATTTGACATGGATAAATTAAAGTCCACTTTGAAACAATTTGTAAGAGATTGGAGTGAAACTGGAAAACCTGAGAGAGATTCCTGCTATCAGCCAATCATCAATGAAATTGTAAAGAACTTTCCAAAAGACAGATG GGATCTCTCCAAAGTTAATATCCTGGTACCTGGTGCTGGACTAGGTAGATTGGCCTGGGAAATAGCTATGCTTGGTTATACTTGCCAAGGAAATGAATGGAGCCTCTTTAtgctcttttcttctaattttgtACTGAACAG ATGCTGTGAAaccaattcatacaagctatatCCCTGGATTCATCAATTTAGCAATAACAAAAGATCTGCTGATCAGATACAGCCAATTTATTTCCCTGATGTTGATCCTCACAGTCTTCCTCCTGGTGCAAATTTTTCTATGACAGCAGGCGATTTTCAAGAAATCTACTCAGAGTGTA ATATATGGGATTGTATAGCAACCTGTTTCTTCATAGATACAGCACATAATGTCATAGATTACATCGATACAATATGGAAAATACTCAAACCAGGAGGAATATGGATCAATTTAG GTGGAGAATGA
- the CARNMT1 gene encoding carnosine N-methyltransferase isoform X1 produces the protein MRGVAGEGDAERKGKRDKEMWDGEVAPGSERGAPHPGQEAPALKGGKKEEEKEEEKLEREHFRRIINAFRYYGINMHERVNRAERQFRSLPAAQQKLLPQFLPHLDKIRKCIDHNQGILQTIVNDCTNMFENKEYGDDGNRRITPASTFDMDKLKSTLKQFVRDWSETGKPERDSCYQPIINEIVKNFPKDRWDLSKVNILVPGAGLGRLAWEIAMLGYTCQGNEWSLFMLFSSNFVLNRCCETNSYKLYPWIHQFSNNKRSADQIQPIYFPDVDPHSLPPGANFSMTAGDFQEIYSECNIWDCIATCFFIDTAHNVIDYIDTIWKILKPGGIWINLGPLLYHFENLANELSIELSYEDIKNVMLQYGFHIEVENESVLTTYTVNELSMMKYYYECVMFVVRKPESCI, from the exons ATGCGCGGTGTGGCCGGTGAAGGCGACGCGGAACggaaagggaaaagggacaaGGAAATGTGGGACGGGGAAGTGGCGCCGGGCAGCGAGCGGGGAGCTCCGCATCCAGGGCAGGAGGCGCCGGCTCTGAAGGgcgggaagaaagaggaggagaaggaagaggagaagctgGAGCGGGAGCACTTCCGCAGGATCATCAACGCCTTCCGTTACTACGG AATTAACATGCATGAAAGAGTGAACCGTGCAGAAAGACAATTCAGATCTCTTCCAGCCGCTCAGCAGAAATTGCTCCCTCAGTTTCTTCCTCACCTTGACAAGATTCGGAAATGCATTGACCACAATCAAGGGATCTTGCAGACAATTGTGAACGACTGCACAAACATGTTTGAAAATAAAGAATATGGTGatgat GGTAACAGAAGGATTACTCCAGCCTCGACATTTGACATGGATAAATTAAAGTCCACTTTGAAACAATTTGTAAGAGATTGGAGTGAAACTGGAAAACCTGAGAGAGATTCCTGCTATCAGCCAATCATCAATGAAATTGTAAAGAACTTTCCAAAAGACAGATG GGATCTCTCCAAAGTTAATATCCTGGTACCTGGTGCTGGACTAGGTAGATTGGCCTGGGAAATAGCTATGCTTGGTTATACTTGCCAAGGAAATGAATGGAGCCTCTTTAtgctcttttcttctaattttgtACTGAACAG ATGCTGTGAAaccaattcatacaagctatatCCCTGGATTCATCAATTTAGCAATAACAAAAGATCTGCTGATCAGATACAGCCAATTTATTTCCCTGATGTTGATCCTCACAGTCTTCCTCCTGGTGCAAATTTTTCTATGACAGCAGGCGATTTTCAAGAAATCTACTCAGAGTGTA ATATATGGGATTGTATAGCAACCTGTTTCTTCATAGATACAGCACATAATGTCATAGATTACATCGATACAATATGGAAAATACTCAAACCAGGAGGAATATGGATCAATTTAG GTCCTCTGCTGTACCACTTTGAAAATTTAGCAAATGAATTATCTATTGAGTTAAGCTATGAAGACATAAAAAATGTAATGTTGCAATATGGATTCCATATAGAG GTGGAGAATGAATCTGTTTTGACAACATATACTGTGAATGAGCTGTCTATGATGAAATACTACTATGAATGTGTGATGTTTGTGGTTAGAAAACCAGAGAGTTGTatatga
- the LOC121924195 gene encoding uncharacterized protein LOC121924195, which yields MGPKRRTKFNEEYTREFPSIKRGRTEFEATCVLCNASFSISHGGRNDIACHIATMKHVNAAARCPPSTEQQTSFCASNRSEAHEVAIAEATFAFHTVKHRQLYNSATCTSKLMSEMSGDSKIAETFSSLETKTEAVVNNVISPCIQSDLKESLDKCGYVGVSTDTSNHNYHKILPVIVQYFDKEEGVQSKLLELVELQNENADTVSEYLHSVVVRHGIDGKISSFGGDNTNTNFEGLARKGKNNVLTKFQCKLGRTIVGVGCPAHILHNSIQAGADHLSIDVYSIIEKVYNYFSIYAVRVASLKEYCEFVNATYHDLLNHVKTRWLSLFPAIERFLQMFEPLKYYFLSLDKCPVHLQSFFSDEAGEAYFWFLRSQMSLFQIAISRIERKDISVNEVRMILEGVIKTLNERHSQAFISSKVKTLLADVPETRAVKIRNECMSCYEETISYLSKWSESLSELKHFDWLLLERSVSWEEVECTSLWLQKNSYCEIDEARLFDQLTKLQSFLTENLTDSDLDSLAHKRWVLFFKSCVSEEQYYELLKIVQFYFSLPGHNANVERVLSLMNAQWTDERNRLALPSLSAILDIQYNMANVSCSDFYKLMSSEEKSKYLDQIHTPEEYSWCKKPKTEGELTYETTVIC from the coding sequence TGGTGGGCGAAATGACATAGCCTGTCACATTGCAACCATGAAGCATGTGAATGCTGCTGCAAGATGTCCTCCATCCACCGAACAGCAAACATCATTTTGTGCATCAAACAGATCGGAAGCACATGAGGTTGCTATAGCAGAGGCGACCTTTGCCTTTCACACTGTAAAGCATCGCCAGTTGTATAATTCAGCAACATGTACAAGCAAGCTGATGTCGGAAATGTCTGGGGACTCTAAAATCGCTGAAACATTTTCAAGTCTGGAAACCAAAACTGAGGCGGTGGTGAACAATGTAATTTCGCCTTGCATTCAGTCTGATTTAAAGGAAAGCCTTGACAAATGTGGTTATGTTGGTGTTAGTACAGATACTAGCAACCATAACTACCACAAGATACTCCCAGTGATTGTACAGTACTTTGACAAAGAGGAGGGTGTTCAGTCAAAGCTTTTGGAATTGGTGGAATTGCAGAATGAAAATGCTGACACTGTTTCAGAATACCTTCACAGTGTTGTTGTACGTCATGGAATTGATGGGAAAATTAGCTCATTTGGGGGAGACAACACAAATACCAATTTTGAAGGTTTGgcaaggaaagggaaaaacaatGTTCTTACCAAATTTCAATGTAAGCTGGGAAGAACAATTGTTGGAGTTGGGTGTCCTGCCCATATTTTGCACAACTCCATACAAGCTGGAGCTGACCACCTTTCAATTGATGTTTACTCTATCATAGAGAAGGTGTATAATTACTTTTCTATATACGCTGTTAGGGTTGCATCACTTAAGGAATATTGTGAGTTTGTGAATGCAACATACCATGATCTCTTGAATCATGTAAAAACTAGGTGGTTAAGTCTATTTCCAGCAATTGAGAGGTTCTTACAGATGTTTGAACCACTGAAGTACTATTTTTTGTCTCTGGATAAATGTCCAGTTCATCTGCAATCCTTTTTCTCCGATGAAGCTGGGGAGGCCTATTTTTGGTTCTTACGTTCACAAATGAGTCTCTTTCAAATAGCTATAAGCAGAATTGAGAGGAAAGACATTTCTGTTAATGAAGTCAGAATGATTTTAGAGGGTGTAATTAAAACCTTGAACGAAAGACATAGTCAAGCCTTTATTTCGTCGAAGGTAAAGACTTTGTTAGCTGATGTACCTGAAACAAGAGCTGTAAAAATTAGAAATGAATGCATGTCATGTTATGAAGAAACCATCAGTTATCTGTCAAAATGGAGCGAGTCTCTCTCTGAACTCAAACATTTTGATTGGCTACTTTTGGAGAGATCAGTTTCGTGGGAAGAGGTAGAATGTACTTCTTTGTGGCTACAGAAAAATAGCTATTGTGAGATTGATGAAGCAAGGTTGTTTGATCAGCTGACAAAACTGCAGTCATTTCTAACTGAGAATCTAACAGATTCTGATTTGGACAGTTTGGCACACAAGaggtgggttttattttttaaaagctgtgtttcAGAAGAACAATATTATGAGCTTCTGAAGATAGTACAGTTTTACTTCTCTCTTCCAGGGCATAATGCCAATGTAGAGAGAGTTTTATCACTGATGAATGCCCAGTGGACTGATGAGAGAAATAGATTAGCTTTGCCATCTCTTTCGGCCATTCTGGATATACAGTACAACATGGctaatgtaagttgctctgatttttacaaactcatgagcagtgaagaaaagtcaaagtaccttgaccaaatACACACTCCTGAGGAgtacagttggtgcaagaaacctaaAACTGAAGGGGAACTCACTTATGAAACCACCGTGATATGTTAA
- the C2H9orf40 gene encoding uncharacterized protein C9orf40 homolog — protein sequence MAKRRSEPLALGSSPCPRFLPPKRSRRELQPPWAARWLGGGGGGGGQKRKWEESMEPPGGGGGRRRSNNGDQEEEEEEVTVNCERPSSSSSAEESAKEEKGQALLCNASLTPEEGASKSISPAQKENEDDVWRYNSFQYWRSPLPTIHLSDILDLENNKAVDERETSSIGMSEMET from the exons ATGGCCAAACGGCGTTCTGAGCCGTTGGCGCTGGGCTCCTCGCCTTGCCCGCGCTTCCTGCCCCCGAAGCGCTCGCGCAGGGAGCTCCAGCCGCCATGGGCCGCGCGCTGGctgggaggcggaggcggcggcgggggcCAGAAGCGCAAGTGGGAAGAAAGCATGGAgcccccaggaggaggaggaggaaggaggaggagcaacaaCGGCgaccaggaagaagaagaagaagaagtaacgGTTAACTGCGagcgtccctcctcctcctcctctgctgaagAGAGCGCGAAGGAGGAAAAAGGGCAGGCACTCCTCTGCAACGCCTCCCTAACGCCTGAAGAGGGCGCCTCGAAGAGCATAAGCCCGGCCCAGAAGGAG aatgAAGATGATGTTTGGCGCTACAACTCTTTCCAGTACTGGAGATCTCCTTTACCTACCATCCATCTGTCCGATATTCTGGATTTAGAAAACAACAAAGCAGTAGATGAAAGAGAGACCAGCAGTATTGGCATGTCAGAAATGGAAACCTGA